ttcataacgactgccgctcttgtcgaatcgacagtgtgAGACGGCGTCGACCTctttcttcataacgactgccgctcttgtcgaatcgacagtgtgagacggcgtcggcctctTGCTAGTGATTATGGGAAAAATAACGTTTTGTTGGGAGACTTGGCCGATTTTTACATTAGATATAAAAAAAATGCGTCGGGGTGTCCACATccattttggacacctccgccgctacacaaggTCAACTAGTTCCCTAATGCTTTTTCGGTGGCGCTCCTTCCCTGTCAGCCGTCGGTCgcgtccatgaggtcgccctcctgctgtaaggatgaGCTTTTCCCCCTCTCGGAttgctttgccactttgagggattgcatgttgcatcctctggcagataccTGAACGTTGAccgcctcgtccttctcgtccttggagacgagtttatgcgcttccccccggtccgagatatacatcagtgtcagggcccggatggacattactgcgtcggcctcactcagagtgactcggcctatgaggacgttgtaggcggacgagccgtcaatgacgacgaactcagctaagacattcttagccgcactcCGCTCGCCGAGCATCACTGGCAATTTGATTGagcccaggggtaccaggccagccccggagaagctgtacagtggattggtacaggggctcaagtccttcaCTTTCAGGCCGAGGCtaaggaagcactccctgaacatgatgtttgtgtaggcgcctgtgtcaatcaggcacctcttcaccaggtggttggatatgtccaagttgactacgagtgggtcgctgtgaggggcgatgactccctcgtagtccttcctcccaatagtcatatcgggaatgtCGGGGGCGGTCgccgtgttgggcacaaagttgatggcctgatacagctcgtttaggtgccgtttgtgcccatgagctgacccgccgttctcgtttcccccgatgaccacattgatcactcctatccgttgaaaaacggatttcttatcAGAGCCGCTGGCGTCAGTCTTCTGGCCTTTGGCTACATACTTGtcgaggcttcccttccggattagctcttcgatggcattcttcGAGATGCCGGCGAGTTGTCGATGAGGTGGCGGTGCTACCGTGGTACTCGCGATCGCTCgagtcaccgtctccttttggcttgggaggccgttcccacttctggccctcgcttctgctcagggcgaagacctcggcggccgatgcgaccagaggggttttgtcatggtaatgcctttggtaaaacatccccgaactccccccggcgcccgtcgagtcctgtttctTGGCGGAtctatcagaccgtgacctattattgtcacggcgtttctcatcggaccgtgacctgttattgtcgcggcgtctctcatccgggctgtcatcccggcggcttttcctctctgagggctcggcctcgctggggcctacccaggttttgtggtaatcttccaccttgatggcctggtcggccatcttcctagcggcgtttaggcccaggcccccgtgcttgatgagctcgtcttttaaatTTCCCTTCGGGAGGCCCTTCATTAGTGCGAAAGCCGCCAGTTCGGGGTTGATctcccgaatctgctgaaccttgccgtcgaacctcttcacatagcttcgtagggACTCGgcctcctcctgtttgatagttaggaggtccgacgtctccacggccgtTCTTTTGTTGCAGGAGTATTGGGCTacgaaggcgtcccttaggtcggcgaagCAGTAtatcgagccgtcgggaagccccttgtaccaattcTGAGCCATCCCGTGCAGAGTtgtcgggaagactcggcaccagacttcatcgggctgttcccataccgacatgtaagactcgaaagcctcggcgtggtcggttgggtcgctatctccTTTGTACGTCaacgccggcaacttcagcttagctggcacggcggtgtctaggacataatcactgaggggttgtttgaccacgtgtcgaatgacacgcggcgaccgactcctcgcattcctagtccggcttctctcctcgtagcgggaaggactccttctccgactcgggcttcttctccgactctcctgAGTCGGGCTTCTCCGGTtcctccggggtgtgcctcgtcggtgctgcggcgacgctgtcctctcaTGGGTGCGAGAAGGGCTTAGGTCCACCACGTCCACCTTGGGCTCTTCAGGCGTCTTGATAAGGTctgcttctcccagtgctccgttcaagtttcttggagtcacgttccgggccctggtctcctggacggcttCCGCCGCTCGTGTCGGCGTGCTGTGTGAGTTTGGTGTACTCCCACCAGGTCCAGGAGtgtcttcagttttgctacgtcaactacctgtcccatgatggtgacctggttgacgGCGGCGTGTGTCCGGATattatcggcattccgaattccggttggactactcacgccggtggagggttgcactACCTGTGTGAAAAGTATCATCTTGGTGTGGTTCGGTTTCGTCattcacgaatacctcttgttgtttcgacatcttcttagctttttgggtgggtttttttttttgtgtttttgtttttgttgtttgggaatgaatgtgactagcttctagtgtctttccccacgagacggcgcgccaattgttccgggtataattccggAGCGAGATAtttgataccactcgtagctcgtagaatgatgtccttgcttgaatcctccttgcggtctcccaAACGATGAACaagcgagggctcggctttggccgagcgtactcactccgacgctcaagtcagtaaacttagagagaagttgttgtaacttggctaagagtgtattgtagagagataaggaagatattaccagatgaatagtggttattaggtcaatttgtggatcctttcctcaatgaaggttgaggagtatttataggcttttaccttttgtcacgtagtggccaagtggccaagtggctatcaggtggaaagaccgttgtaccctcggccgatggacctgtggtaggctcgccgagggtcttggatatgagtacgcggatgtgtgtccctaCTGGTTAGTGTCCGGCCGAGACCAGTGTGACAGTAGATGGGGCtccatcggctaggctgtctaagtcgttgactttgctgtggatacccttgaccttgctcaatatgttgacttggtcagcggtgcagaatatgccccatcataaaCTATGTTTAATActaattatttttttaatatgGAGTATCATCATTTTAATAAAGTTGACTAACAAATTAAAATAACAAATTTGACGCTGTGGAAAAATGATATCATTTGGTTACAAAagtaatgagaatgagaataacaaaataataggttaaaataaaaaaaacaatactAAAGAATGACGTAAAATCGTAAATAACTGAATATCAAGCtactacaaaaaaaataaaaaaaatttacgCCAACAAATTAATGAAAAGTTAGAGCTTAACTTTTACACTTTCACAATAGGTTATTTCCTATTGAATAAACCACACCCCATTCTTTCAATTTCCCTATCATAATATTGCAATAATTAGAACCCTACACAAATGCTTTGTGTGTCTTTCCATCTTTTCTAACTTTTAATTCtttcattaatttgtcataaattcaAATACATCATCCTCTTTAAAAGCCCAATCTTTTACTTTCATAAAATATGAGTATATTAGTATGAGATATCGTGGAGGGTCTCATGTGTCAACTTTATTTTTGTTATCGATTCATAGAAACGACTCATTTTCTTGCTTAGTAAAATATACCTAAAATATGAACGGCTAAAATAATTATAGAGATAGACCACGAATGAAAAAtggaaaaaccataaaaaaactAAAGGGGAAAATGCATGAACGATCCTTAAACCGAaaccgtgaatttcacgggtcacaaaactagttcatAATTGATTAATCTCAGATTTCTTATTTCAAATttgttgcttttatttatttatttaaaatatacgGAGCATGTGATTAGAATATGAGACGGTCTCATATTGAACCGTGTCAGAGTGTAAGGCCGTCCTATACTCTTATTCTATCATTTGTAACGTGATTATGCTAGGTTGATTTATCAATTTTAGTCTTGGTATTTATCATTCAATTTATCGATTTTGGGCTTAATTTATTCGTCTAATGATTGATTAATCTCATATTTCTTATTTCTAACTATGTTGCTTTTATTCCTTCCAATCGCATTTGCTATTGTGTGAGACGGTGTCATATTAGACGTGATTATGTTATGCTGGTTTTCCGATTTGTGTTTTGGTAGTATTTAGCATTGAATCTTTGTATCCATAAATTTGTGTGTTGGAAATATACATGGTGGTTGACATTTCGTCGATCGCCAATAGCAAATGATAAATTTGGATAACGATAGAATCACGAATCGTTTTCCTTAAAGAGTATTCCGACCTTTACATTTGCCTTGTGTTGCACGAAATCTCTCGCAAGATAAGACTATTGATCCCCTCTCGTTCTAGGCAAATAGATTCAAGAGAATACAAATAAAGTGTTGTAATTTGTTTGTTCTTTCGAAGTCAAAATTCTGATTTTTTTCTTATAATCTTTTCTCATGCATAGTTGTGTATTTATACAAGTATCCTCCTGCATACTCTAGGAACCCAAGAGGTACCTTTTGGCATTAGCATACTTATCCGAATGTCTACTTGATTTTGACTAATGCCCGAATACACTTAAATGAAACCGGTGAttcacttaaatcaccaacattcctccccATTTAAGTGTAATCCTTAATTCATTTACAACAAACGAAACCAAACTCGTACATAAAGTGAAAATGTCACACAGATTGAATTTCCACCTTAGTGAACTATGCATTCTGCATTCGAGTATGGGGGTGTCTCTAAGGATTGAACCCGTCAAGTCatttgaatacatgaagatagTATACATACAAGTTCAAGATAACTCCATAAGTTTATTACCGACACTATTTTACATGGCCTTAGTCCCTATCCATTCATGAACGCTTACAAAGCCAAGCCCGAGCTTTAAGAAACGACCATACTTCACACTCATATAGGTGGACTCTTTTTATCGTGACCTGCAAAGCACTTTTTCAAAAGATCCATTAAGAAGATTAACTTCACCCTAACTTATCATGCAGGTCCGAGCACATACTTTCGGGACAATATTAACAATGTGCGCCAATCTTTGATAATAGGCTTTCCACATTGAATTCTGCTTCTAGCGTCATATTAGAAGGGAATTGGGTGTCCTACCACCAAATATTTAAATAGGCTTTAAATATCCCGATACCGACTTATGAACCAAATCCCTAATTAATCCTTTTATGCACACTGATCAATTAGACATTGAGATTAATAACCGATATCATTCCATTTTTGATAGTTTACATACCACGTTACCATAACGTTCCGGTGTGGCCGTCACCATAATTCACTTGACTATAAACTTAAACAAGTGACATCACTATCAAAACATGGGTCAACTCAGTCTCGTTCATAAATCAAACTCGTAGATTAATTTCTTTAATCACTTAGCCACTCTACCGACTATAGCTAACAGTACACTACGAATTACTACTACAAATGTCGACCTTGCAATGCAAATTACCTTCTTGGAAACTCATATAATAATGGTTCCTTCCCCAAGCAATAATACACCACCCTTTTAGAAAATAATCAGCTATCAAGGTAAGATCATTTGCATACAACCATTCTTCTAAAACGAAGAAAACCGACATAAGACAAACCATAAATCATGGCTTACTTTTATACTTGCACACTTGTCTAATGCTTGAAAACATGAGTACTAGTATTACTAGTATTCTTACTCAACTTCTCAACTGCAAAAGCAATACAAGACCAACTGCAAAAGCAATACAAGACCATGTGAATACTCGATATATGACTCCGCTTTTACCATATTGAATATAAGCGTCATACTCGACTCATGGGAGTACTTACCGGAGAATAATTGTCAAATTCAATCTCATACTTGATCCTAACAACAAGGATCAGAAAATAACAAAGATCATATTTAGCTCCCCCATGTCTTTTATAAAataacttgatgataaaactgcTTTTTAAGGGTGAACTTGTCTTTAGTTTAAAACAAAGATAAACCAATCATCAACCTACAACAAATGATCAATATATTACTAAACTTGTCAATAGTTGTACATTTATATGGAAAAAACACCATGGCTATAATCTTACCATGGCTACCACAACTATCATCACCAAGATTATAAGGTAAATCAATTACAAACTTTACATTAGGAGAGTGTTTGGCAACATGAATTTAATTTGAAATGCCTCATTTACAATTTAGCAAAGTGAAATAAAGATTTGAAATGAGGGGGTTTAGGGGGTGGATTTCAAATGAGTTTATTTTAGCCTTATTAGGATTTGGGAGGGGTTTGGAAATCCAAATCCAATAGGTTTGCCAAACATGCATATTGGTCCAAATCTAAATTTGAAAATACAATCTTGGTTCCCAAACACACCATACCAGTACTTACTCGAGTTCTTGTGAGAGACGGTCGTACATTAAGTTGTTTAAACTTGTATTATTGTTTTGCTTTGCTGTTTTATTGTTCGTTCATGTAAGTCGGGCCTTGTGAATTTTGTTGTTGTGCGTGTCACGATCAATGAATGGAAAATTTAGGATTATTTAATaagaatactccaaactattagTGTACTTTTCAAAATACTACAAACTCTATTTTAACTATCAATATACCCAACTTTTACACCCCTTCTCTTTTAATAGAATTGGTCATTTGGTAACCTATTGCACCAGGTAAAATGTAAAGCCACTAAAGCGATCCCACCTTTCTCATTATAAAACtctatcttcatcttcttccctcTTAACTTTTAACCTgcaaatttttttcaatttttttcctaCTATTCCATTACAGCGGTTCATTATCTCTTCTTTTCCTTTATTATTTTCTCCATTCTTCCGAAGATTAAGAGATCATTACTCATTATTCATCTTCACACAATCCTCACAATCACTCCCACGTCCCAACCAAATCTCTTCACACTGACCCATCACAATAACCGATCCGTAGCTAGCTACATAAAACCCGCTTCCACCACCACCCATACCCGATTCCACTTCCTCAGACCCGCTGTCTTTCCTCCCTTCAAACCCGCCTCCAGTCACAACACTCCTCCATTTACACTGACCCGTACCCGATTCAACTTCCTCAAACTCCGTGTTCGATATCTCCGGAAATCCTACTGCTTCATACCTTACCTTACACCCAACTAATTGAATTGTTATTGCATTTTCTCGGCAATATTTTCTTGCCATTTTGGGAACGTGATTGCTGTAGTCGATTTCGGTATGGTCTTCCAGCATTGGTACAGCCCAAATATCGTGCTTTGGGTACCTTCGTTGGTCGTTGTCTTACTAAAATTAAAATGATTGGGTTATGAGTGAATTGAAGAGTGGTTTAAAATTTTAGGCATATGATTGAAATGGGTTTGAATTTGGTCTGCACATTTTTTATATACAAAATCAATGGCGTTTTTTTTGGAGGTTCAATGGGGTTTTGGAGgaaaaaagagagattaatgggTTTACAAAGAGAAAGAAACCGGTTTAGCAGGTAGCCCTTCCACCTGTTCTAATAAAAGAGAAATAGGGTAAAAGTTAGGTATAGTGGTAGTTAAAATAGAGTTTGTAGTATTTTGAGACACAGtccaatagtttggagtattcctATTAAATAATCCGAAAATTTAAAGATAGTACGGAGTAATTCTTATTTGTGCCATCTTTCATTCATACTATCGTGTTTTCTACTCCATTTATGTTGGCACACTCTGTTTTCTACTATGTTTACTTTCTCAAATGATCTCAAATATAATTTGAAAAATTCCGGGTGCGCATCGGGTTCGGATCGAACTATTCAGGCCGGAGTATTCGGGTTAGCAGATTAGTTTGGCCAGACCAAGTACTAACTGTTTGCTTGATTGTGTCAAGTCTGAAATTTGTACTGGACTTCCGTATGTGGTTCCTTTAGAGTTAGAGTTGCCAGCCCTTGTCGGGCCAAAACGACAGCCCGTTTAGCCCGTGCTCTGGTACAATTAGAGTTGTCTTCGGGCCGGCCTGACCCCGGGGCGGGGCAGGCTCACTTGGCTAGGCCATGAACCGGCCAGGGGGAGGGGCGGACTGGCCGGGCTGGGAGTATGTTTGACCCGGGGCAAGACCGTGGTGGGTGGAGGGTAGGCTGAGGGCGGGCCTGTATATTTCTTTTTTTTACTAAATAGGCGGGCCAAGGGCGGGCCGAGTTTGAGATTCTTGACCAGGGCCAGGCCAGAGAGGGGATCCCCGGAGGCGGGCGGGCGGGCCGGGTTTGAGATTCTTGACCAGGACCAGGCCAGAGAGGGGAGACCCGGAGGCGGGCTGAGCGGGGCAGGTCGGGCCTGACTGTGAGCAAAAAGATCCCGCAGGACGGGCCGGGTCGGGTTGGCCTGTGCTATCGGCCAGCTCTAAGCACAACACGGGTTCCCTACCAGGCCGTGTCGGACAAGCATGGCCAGTCCTTCGGGCTGATTACTGATTAGTGGGCAAATGAGAAGGGCCCAATTTTATAAGGGGACAAATCTCTTCAAATTTTAAATATAAGTGTACTTTAAAACAACACAACAACTTCCCATAGAAACAATAAGGAAAACTACTGAAGATGTCTTaatctagtggttaagacgggtgtattgtggacaataggtcccAGGTTTGAATCCCCCTCTCTTTTATTTGTAATGCGACTATGTTTGCGCGCTTTgtgtgacaaaaaaaaaaaacaataaactcTAGTTAAAAAGCCCAAAGTAAAAAGTAGGCCTACAAAGATGTTACTAATTCTTACCAAATGGGTCTCCCTTATGAGACATTTACAAAAGAATTTTCAAGTGAAATACCATTTGCACATAGGTATGCGAGTATCAACACAAACTATTGTGTTAAATCATTTATGACATAAGACTAGTCCAATAATATGCCTAATAAATTACTTAAGAAACATATAAAATaatatttcatttcattttaattggctaatactttaaataaataattttttttaaagagTATAAAATTTATGACTTGGATATTTAATTATggaaaaatccatcctaaaataTCAACCTATGtcaaaacaaaatcaaaactCTAATAAATTATAGTGTTAGTTTTGGGCTGGTTCTATGGGAGGGTTGTTTTACTTATTTACTCGTATCAAAGAACAACTCGTCTTCTCCCTCTAGGCTTGAAAATCATATGGAAGTAATTAAACGCGTgaaaatcaatactatatattaattccagaaaccaagggacttcaatgtaattaaagaaagttatacaaattaattatactatatagttttaaatcactagcacagTGTggtggacccgattaagggatctcaatgcaaatattatatagtttgggttaaaattaaattatatagaagcttggtaattttccttaaCATTTGTAAGAGATTAAAGCagggtcaatttccttaaaataaaataattaattaagattgtcaatttccttaaaataaaataattaatcaagatggtcaatttcaagaagactaaaagaaagaagatgtttggtaattttcctaaatatttatagaagactagaagatggtcaatttccttaaaataaaataattaattagtataaacatgcacacttatggtattaattattatcatcataaaattatatattaaatttaaaatctatgcaattttattaaactttatagtttatgaGATGTATagatatgttaattatttaacatacaaaaatataataagtaggttataaataattcaagttagattccataatatataatattgcataatttttttgatttgatttaatgcatatatgtattatatttatataaatatataatcttcttaaaattgcatgcttaaatagtaaaagtaatttcgtcagtaaagaaaagaattgtagtaacattggatatagttatatgatagtgatggggcatattctgcaccgctgaccaagtcaacatattgagcaaggtcaaagatatccacagcaaagtcaacgacttagacagtctagccgatgcagcctatcggcctgtcacttgggtcccggctaggacaactagccagccggggcacatatccgcgtacccatatccaagacccctcggtcggcctgccatgggtccatcggccgagggtagaacggtctttccacctgctaagccacttggccacttggccactacgtgacaaaaggtgaaagtctataaatactcctcaaccttcattgaggaaaggatccacaatttaacctaagaatcactattcatctggtaatatcttccttatctctctacaatatacatttagccaagcaacaacttacctctctaagtttactgacttgagcgtcggagtgagtacgctcggccaaagccgagccctcagtttgttcatcgtttcaggagaccgcaaggaggattcaagcaaggacatcattctacaagccacgggtggaaacaatacttgctctggaattacacccggaacaattggcgccgtctgtgggaagagacactagaagctagtcacattcattcccaaaaacaaaaaaaatataaacacaaaaacccaccccaaaagctaagaagatgtcgaaacaacaagagataTTCGTAAATGACGAAACCGAGCTACACCAGGATGATACCTTCCACCATTCTGGagttgtgcagccctccaccggcggagtaatccaaccgaaATACGGGATGCCAacaataccagatacgccgctgcccgccgaccaagtcaccatcatgggacatttGGTTGATGCAGCGAAACTAAaactactcctggacctaattgggagtgcgccagctcacactgtcacgccgacaagagcggcggaaaccgtccaggagaccagggccaaaaatgtgactccaagaaacttgaacgaagcCCTGGAGGAGGCCGACCCTGCCAAGacaccgggggagcccaaagtggtcgtgggaggcctaagtccttctcgcactcgtgagaggactgcgtcgccgcggcacaaacgaggcacaccccggaggagcgaaagaagcccgactcagcagagtcggagaagaagcccgagccggagaaggagtccttcccgctacgaggagaggagccggactaggaatgcgaggagccgatcgccgcgtgtcattcggcacgtggtcagacagcccctcagtgcctacgtccttgaaaccgccgtgccgaccaagctaaagttgccggcgttcacatacaaaggagatagtgatccaaccgaccacgccgaggctttcgagtcttacttgtcggtatgggagcagcccgatgaggtctggtgccgagtcttcccaacaactttgTATGGGAAGGCTCaaaattggtacaaggggctgcccgacggctcggtatactgttacgccgacctaagggacgcctttttagcccaatactcttgcaataagaggagggccgtggagacgtcggacctcctaattATCAAgcaggaggagggcgagtctctacgaaactatgtgaagaggtttgacggcaaggttcagcagattcgggagattaatcccgagctggcggctTTCGCActaatgaaaggcctcccaaggggagacttaaaagacGAGCTTATCAAGTACGGGGGTTTGGGCCTAGatgccgctaggaagatggccgaccaggccatcaaggtggaagattaccacaaaacctgggtaggccacagcgaggctgggtactcagagaagaagagccaccgggaggacaacccggatgaaagacgccgtgacgataataggtcacggtctgacaagtctgccaggaaacagaactcgacTGGTGCCGGGGGGAGTTCAGGAACGTACTACCGAAAGCaatacaatgatcacacccccctggtcgtacctgccgccgaggtcttcgccctgagcaaaaacgagggtcagaaatgggaaaggccccctaggccgaggggtgacggtgacacgagccagtactgtgagtaccacggccacaccggccacttaacaaacgactgccgacatctgaaaaatgccattgaagatctgatccggaaggggagtcTCGGCAAATACGTTGCCGGTGGACACAGAACAGATGCCGACGGGTCAAGTAAGAAATCCGTTTTTGGACGGGTAGGAGTAatcaatgttgtcatcggggccaacgaga
The Silene latifolia isolate original U9 population chromosome 11, ASM4854445v1, whole genome shotgun sequence genome window above contains:
- the LOC141614705 gene encoding plasmodesmata-located protein 2-like gives rise to the protein MLEDHTEIDYSNHVPKMARKYCRENAITIQLVGCKVRYEAVGFPEISNTEFEEVESGTGQCKWRSVVTGGGFEGRKDSGSEEVESGMGGGGSGFYVASYGSVIVMGQCEEIWLGRGSDCEDCVKMNNE